The proteins below come from a single Candidatus Aminicenantes bacterium genomic window:
- a CDS encoding VacB/RNase II family 3'-5' exoribonuclease, giving the protein YFAPFDTAGAEEVAIQSLHGHFPKPGMIVAVDRTGLALTGVLGFPDDPGVDVHVVASRHGLAETFTPAVEAEAEAAAARPDDEGGARADFREWTTFTIDGETAQDFDDAVSIRVLEGGRRLLGVHIADVSHYVRPETDLDREAYDRATSVYFPRKTLPMLPERLSNDVCSLRPRVDRRAFSVLMEVDPDGRVVRSEFTPSLIRTTERLTYDAVFAVFEGDAGERSRLRAIIPDLLAMRELAAILRRRRLEAGSLDFDMIEPELVYSEGRLTGVAGFATNEAHKLIEEFMVSANVAVAGHLARLAVPSIYRIHDKPDEADLEKLAEILAHFGIVLPKPALVRSHDLQAAIRAAAGKPAETFINVQVLRSLRMAVYADENIGHYGLAQTDYTHFTSPIRRYPDLLVHRVLKAVTRGGRLELPEIALQAAHCSARERRADAAEKELTEWRIFRLLKERLGDEFTGVVTDIGRAGLIVALEEFMVEGTVAFADLGGDYFARKSPAVLAGRRTGRKFELGQELRVIVAAVDPMLRRLTLVPA; this is encoded by the coding sequence GCTCGGATTCCCGGACGACCCGGGGGTCGACGTCCACGTCGTGGCTTCCCGGCACGGGCTGGCCGAAACCTTCACGCCTGCCGTGGAAGCCGAGGCGGAGGCGGCTGCCGCCCGGCCCGACGACGAGGGCGGGGCCCGGGCGGACTTCCGCGAATGGACGACGTTCACCATCGACGGCGAGACGGCCCAGGACTTCGACGACGCGGTCAGCATCCGGGTCCTGGAGGGCGGCCGGCGCCTGCTCGGCGTCCATATCGCCGACGTGTCGCACTACGTCCGGCCCGAGACGGACTTGGATCGGGAGGCTTACGATCGGGCCACCAGCGTGTACTTCCCCCGCAAGACCCTGCCCATGCTGCCCGAGCGTCTCTCGAACGACGTCTGCAGTCTGCGGCCGCGGGTCGACCGCCGGGCCTTCTCCGTCCTCATGGAGGTGGATCCGGACGGCCGGGTCGTCCGCTCGGAGTTCACTCCCTCGCTCATCCGGACGACCGAGCGGCTGACTTACGACGCGGTTTTCGCCGTCTTCGAGGGCGACGCCGGCGAGCGAAGCCGGCTGCGCGCGATCATCCCCGACCTTCTCGCGATGCGCGAGCTGGCCGCCATACTCCGCCGCCGCCGGCTCGAGGCCGGAAGTCTGGACTTCGACATGATCGAGCCCGAGCTCGTCTACAGCGAAGGCCGGCTGACCGGAGTGGCCGGATTCGCGACCAACGAAGCCCACAAGCTGATCGAGGAGTTCATGGTCTCGGCCAACGTGGCCGTGGCGGGCCACCTGGCGCGCCTCGCGGTCCCCTCGATCTACCGCATTCACGACAAGCCGGACGAGGCGGACCTGGAAAAGCTTGCCGAAATCCTGGCCCATTTCGGCATCGTCCTGCCCAAGCCGGCGCTGGTCCGCTCCCATGACCTGCAGGCCGCCATCCGGGCGGCCGCCGGCAAGCCGGCCGAGACCTTCATCAACGTCCAGGTCCTGCGGTCCCTGCGGATGGCGGTCTACGCGGACGAGAACATCGGCCATTACGGCCTGGCCCAGACCGACTACACCCATTTCACGTCGCCCATCCGGCGCTATCCCGATCTTCTCGTCCACCGCGTCCTCAAGGCCGTGACGAGGGGCGGGCGGCTCGAGCTGCCCGAGATCGCCCTCCAGGCCGCCCACTGCTCGGCGCGGGAGCGGCGGGCCGATGCGGCCGAAAAGGAGCTCACCGAGTGGCGCATCTTCCGCCTGCTCAAGGAGCGGTTGGGCGACGAGTTCACGGGGGTCGTGACCGACATCGGCCGGGCCGGGCTAATCGTGGCCCTGGAGGAGTTCATGGTTGAGGGGACGGTCGCCTTCGCCGATCTGGGCGGCGATTATTTCGCCCGCAAATCGCCCGCCGTGCTGGCGGGCCGGCGGACGGGCCGCAAGTTCGAGCTGGGCCAGGAGCTGCGGGTCATTGTTGCCGCCGTCGATCCGATGCTCCGCCGCCTGACGCTTGTCCCCGCTTAA